A section of the Pseudomonas tritici genome encodes:
- the flgE gene encoding flagellar hook protein FlgE, with protein MSFNIGLSGLYAANKQLDVTGNNIANVATTGFKSSRAEFADIYAASKLGTGQNSIGNGVNLAAVSQQFTQGDVNNSGGVLDMAIQGGGFFVQKGSDGSLEYTRSGAFRADKDGYVTNNTGTSRLQGYAADADGNIVKGGLTDLQLNLSYLPPKASTKVDSTSNLNSSSPVINQTTKPFDPTDTSTFTTQNSTTLYDAQGNSHEMVQYMVKSDANEWKAYTLIDGRNLDGTKPTTTGATAPVPATYTFDGAGKLTGVTGTGVVGTTLTLTGWVPGTVTNGNWAPNDATAPDIAVNLGNVTQYNSASYRNPPTTDGYATGQITGLKIDGSGVLFATFSNQQSKAIGQISLASFNNEQGLQPSGGTTWRETFASGQPGYDTPQAGTLGSIVANSLENSNVNLTNELVDLIKAQSNYQANAKTISTQSTIMQTIIQMT; from the coding sequence ATGTCTTTTAATATCGGCCTTAGCGGCCTCTATGCGGCCAACAAACAACTGGACGTGACCGGCAACAACATCGCCAACGTCGCGACCACTGGCTTCAAGTCGTCCCGTGCGGAGTTTGCGGACATCTACGCCGCCTCCAAACTGGGCACCGGCCAGAACAGCATCGGCAACGGTGTGAACCTGGCGGCTGTGTCCCAGCAGTTCACCCAGGGTGACGTCAACAACAGCGGCGGCGTGCTGGACATGGCGATCCAGGGCGGTGGCTTCTTCGTTCAGAAGGGCAGCGACGGTTCGCTGGAATACACCCGCAGCGGTGCTTTCCGTGCCGACAAAGACGGCTATGTCACCAACAATACGGGCACTTCGCGTTTGCAAGGCTACGCCGCGGACGCGGACGGCAACATCGTCAAGGGCGGCTTGACCGACCTGCAACTGAACCTGTCGTACCTGCCGCCCAAGGCTTCAACCAAGGTGGACTCCACCAGTAACCTGAACTCGTCGTCGCCGGTGATCAACCAGACCACTAAGCCGTTCGATCCTACTGACACGAGCACCTTCACCACCCAGAACAGCACCACTTTGTACGACGCCCAGGGTAACTCCCACGAAATGGTGCAGTACATGGTGAAATCGGACGCCAACGAGTGGAAGGCCTACACGTTGATCGACGGCCGTAACCTGGATGGCACTAAGCCTACAACCACCGGCGCCACCGCCCCCGTGCCAGCGACCTACACCTTTGACGGTGCCGGTAAGCTTACGGGTGTCACCGGTACCGGTGTGGTCGGCACGACCCTGACGCTCACGGGTTGGGTGCCGGGTACGGTGACCAACGGTAATTGGGCGCCAAACGACGCTACAGCGCCGGATATTGCCGTCAACCTGGGTAACGTCACCCAGTACAACTCGGCCAGCTACCGCAACCCGCCGACCACCGATGGTTACGCGACCGGCCAGATCACCGGCCTGAAAATCGACGGCAGCGGCGTATTGTTCGCCACGTTCAGCAACCAGCAGAGCAAGGCCATCGGCCAGATCTCCCTGGCCAGCTTCAACAACGAACAAGGCCTGCAGCCATCGGGCGGCACCACGTGGAGAGAGACTTTCGCCTCGGGCCAGCCGGGTTACGACACCCCGCAAGCCGGTACCTTGGGTTCGATCGTGGCCAACTCCCTGGAGAACTCCAACGTCAACCTGACCAACGAGCTGGTGGACCTGATCAAGGCCCAGAGCAACTACCAGGCGAACGCCAAGACCATCTCCACCCAGAGCACCATCATGCAGACCATCATTCAGATGACGTGA
- the flgD gene encoding flagellar hook assembly protein FlgD, with protein MAIVDTSNNTAVQDLFNSKVKTATDTSSVNSASKAATGSQSLGKDAFLQLLVTQLKNQNPLSPQDNGAFVAQLAQFSSLEGINTLNDSVNNISSNFSSSQALQASSLVGRSIITQTDKALVDTSKSMTGSVAVTAATGNVAIKITDKDGNVVRTIDMGAQSAGNSDFIWDGKNDNGEVAPAGTYTFAATTKNDKGDAVALATSLPATVTSVTLSKTGGEMLLNLAGGMGSVKLSQIQTIGT; from the coding sequence ATGGCCATCGTTGATACGAGTAACAACACGGCAGTCCAGGACCTTTTCAACTCCAAGGTCAAGACCGCGACCGACACCAGCAGCGTCAATAGTGCCTCCAAGGCAGCGACGGGCAGCCAGTCGCTGGGCAAGGACGCGTTCCTGCAACTGCTCGTGACCCAACTGAAAAACCAGAACCCGCTGTCGCCGCAAGACAACGGTGCGTTCGTGGCCCAGTTGGCGCAGTTCAGCAGCCTGGAAGGCATCAACACCCTGAACGACTCGGTGAACAACATCTCGAGCAACTTCAGCTCGTCGCAAGCGTTGCAGGCGTCGTCGCTGGTAGGGCGTTCGATCATCACCCAGACCGACAAGGCTCTGGTGGACACCAGCAAGAGCATGACCGGTTCGGTAGCCGTGACTGCGGCGACAGGCAACGTCGCCATCAAGATCACCGACAAAGACGGCAACGTGGTGCGCACCATTGATATGGGCGCCCAGAGTGCAGGCAACTCCGACTTTATCTGGGATGGCAAGAACGACAACGGTGAGGTCGCCCCAGCGGGCACTTACACCTTCGCGGCCACCACCAAGAATGACAAGGGCGACGCGGTTGCCTTGGCAACTTCGCTGCCGGCAACGGTAACCAGCGTGACGTTGAGCAAGACCGGCGGCGAAATGCTGCTGAACCTTGCAGGCGGCATGGGCAGCGTCAAGCTGTCGCAAATCCAGACTATCGGTACATAG
- the flgC gene encoding flagellar basal body rod protein FlgC yields the protein MSLSSVFNIAGSGMSAQTTRLNTVASNIANAETVSSSIDQTYRARHPVFATMFQGGQAGGSDSLFQDQGNAGSGVQVLGVVEDQSNLEARYEPNHPAANEKGYVYYPNVNVVEEMADMISASRSFQTNAEMMNTAKTMMQKVLTLGQ from the coding sequence ATGTCCCTGTCCAGTGTTTTCAATATTGCCGGCAGTGGCATGAGCGCGCAGACCACGCGTTTGAACACCGTCGCCAGTAACATCGCCAACGCCGAGACCGTGTCTTCGAGCATTGACCAGACCTACCGTGCCCGTCACCCGGTGTTCGCCACCATGTTCCAGGGTGGCCAGGCTGGCGGCAGCGATTCGCTGTTCCAGGACCAGGGTAATGCCGGTTCTGGCGTGCAGGTGCTTGGTGTGGTCGAAGACCAGAGCAACCTTGAAGCCCGCTACGAACCCAACCATCCCGCCGCGAACGAAAAGGGTTATGTCTACTACCCCAACGTCAACGTGGTTGAGGAAATGGCCGACATGATTTCCGCCAGCCGTTCGTTCCAGACCAATGCGGAAATGATGAACACCGCCAAAACCATGATGCAGAAGGTCCTGACCCTGGGTCAGTGA
- the flgB gene encoding flagellar basal body rod protein FlgB, with amino-acid sequence MSISFDKALGIHEQALGFRAQRAEVLANNIANADTPNYKARDLDFSAVLAAQQDKTKNGTFALNMTNSRHIEAQGLSNGDESLLYRTPMQPSIDQNTVDAQLEQSAYAENSVNFQASFTLLNSKFKGLMSALRGE; translated from the coding sequence ATGAGCATCAGCTTCGATAAAGCGCTCGGTATCCACGAACAAGCCCTGGGCTTCCGCGCCCAGCGTGCTGAAGTCCTGGCCAACAACATTGCCAACGCCGACACCCCGAACTACAAGGCTCGGGATCTGGACTTCTCCGCCGTGCTCGCCGCACAGCAGGACAAGACCAAAAACGGCACCTTCGCCTTGAACATGACCAACAGCCGTCATATTGAAGCGCAAGGCCTGAGCAATGGTGACGAGTCGTTGCTGTATCGCACACCGATGCAGCCGTCGATCGACCAGAACACCGTCGACGCCCAGCTTGAGCAATCGGCCTATGCCGAGAACTCGGTGAACTTTCAAGCCAGCTTCACCCTGCTTAACAGCAAATTCAAAGGGCTGATGTCAGCCCTGCGCGGAGAGTAA
- the cheR gene encoding protein-glutamate O-methyltransferase CheR, whose protein sequence is MSTGNLDFEQFRVFLEKACGILLGENKQYLVSSRLNKLMEQQGIKSLGELVQRIQGQPRSGLKEMVVDAMTTNETLWFRDTYPFEVLKSKVLPEAIKASPGQRLRIWSAACSSGQEPYSISMSIDEFERTNMGQLKAGAQIVATDLSGTMLTNCKTGEYDSLALGRGLSPERLQRFFDPKGAGRWAIKAPIKNRVEFRSFNLLDSYASLGKFDMVFCRNVLIYFSAEVKKDILLRIHGTLKRGGYLFLGASEALNGLPDHYQMVQCSPGIIYQAK, encoded by the coding sequence GTGTCTACGGGTAATTTGGATTTTGAACAGTTCCGGGTCTTCCTGGAAAAGGCCTGTGGCATATTGCTCGGTGAAAACAAGCAGTATCTGGTATCCAGCCGTCTCAACAAACTGATGGAGCAGCAGGGCATCAAGTCGTTGGGTGAGCTGGTCCAGCGCATCCAGGGCCAGCCGCGCAGCGGGCTCAAGGAAATGGTGGTCGATGCCATGACCACCAACGAAACCCTGTGGTTTCGCGACACCTACCCCTTTGAAGTGCTCAAGAGCAAAGTGCTGCCGGAGGCCATCAAGGCCAGCCCGGGCCAGCGCCTGCGCATCTGGTCGGCGGCGTGCTCCTCGGGGCAGGAGCCGTACTCGATCTCGATGTCCATCGATGAGTTCGAGCGGACCAATATGGGCCAATTGAAGGCCGGTGCTCAAATCGTGGCCACCGACCTGTCCGGCACCATGCTCACCAACTGCAAGACCGGCGAGTACGACAGCCTGGCGCTGGGCCGTGGCCTGTCCCCGGAGCGCCTGCAACGTTTCTTCGACCCGAAAGGGGCGGGACGTTGGGCGATCAAAGCGCCGATCAAGAACCGTGTGGAGTTTCGCTCGTTCAACCTGCTCGACAGCTACGCCAGCCTGGGCAAGTTCGACATGGTGTTCTGCCGCAACGTGTTGATCTACTTCTCCGCTGAAGTGAAGAAGGACATCCTGCTACGCATCCACGGCACGCTCAAGCGGGGCGGCTATTTGTTCCTCGGTGCATCCGAAGCGCTGAACGGTTTGCCGGATCATTACCAGATGGTGCAGTGCAGCCCTGGGATCATTTACCAGGCTAAATAG
- a CDS encoding chemotaxis protein CheV produces the protein MAGVMDSVNQRTQLVGQNRLELLLFRLDGKQLYGINVFKVREVLQCPKLTIMPKSSPVVCGVANIRGATIPILDLALATGSAGLQDRQNPFVIITEYNTKTQGFLVRSVERIVNMNWEEIHPPPKGTGRDHYLTAVTRVDNQLVEIIDVEKILAEVAPTSESISVGVVDAETAHKAVSLRVLTVDDSSVARKQVTRCLQTVGVEVVALNDGRQALDYLRKLVDEGKKPEEEFLMMISDIEMPEMDGYTLTAEIRNDPRMQKLHIILHTSLSGVFNQAMVKKVGADDFLAKFRPDDLASRVVERIKAADHG, from the coding sequence ATGGCAGGAGTAATGGATTCAGTAAACCAGCGCACACAGCTGGTAGGGCAGAATCGCCTGGAGTTGTTGCTTTTTCGCCTGGATGGCAAACAGCTGTATGGCATCAACGTGTTCAAGGTGCGGGAAGTGCTGCAATGCCCCAAGCTGACGATCATGCCCAAGTCCAGCCCGGTGGTATGTGGCGTTGCCAATATCCGGGGTGCGACGATCCCGATTCTTGATCTGGCCCTGGCCACCGGTTCTGCAGGTTTGCAGGACCGCCAGAATCCATTTGTGATCATCACCGAGTACAACACCAAGACCCAGGGTTTCCTGGTGCGCTCGGTGGAACGTATCGTCAACATGAACTGGGAAGAGATCCATCCGCCGCCCAAGGGCACGGGTCGCGATCACTACCTCACGGCAGTGACGCGGGTGGATAACCAGTTGGTCGAAATCATCGACGTGGAAAAAATCCTCGCCGAAGTGGCACCCACCTCGGAGTCGATTTCCGTGGGTGTGGTGGACGCTGAAACTGCGCACAAGGCAGTCTCCCTGCGCGTGTTGACGGTGGACGACTCTTCTGTGGCCCGTAAACAGGTGACCCGTTGCCTGCAAACCGTCGGCGTGGAAGTGGTGGCCCTCAACGATGGTCGCCAGGCGTTGGATTACCTGCGCAAGCTGGTGGACGAGGGCAAGAAGCCGGAAGAAGAATTCTTGATGATGATCTCCGACATCGAGATGCCGGAAATGGACGGCTACACCCTCACGGCGGAGATACGCAACGATCCACGCATGCAAAAATTACATATCATCCTGCATACTTCGTTGTCGGGTGTATTCAACCAGGCGATGGTCAAGAAGGTCGGTGCCGATGACTTCCTGGCCAAATTCCGCCCCGATGACCTGGCATCCCGGGTCGTCGAGCGGATCAAAGCAGCAGATCACGGCTAG
- the flgA gene encoding flagellar basal body P-ring formation chaperone FlgA, whose protein sequence is MDIKTTVSRRANPTRFCRLFCTPLAILALGLSATARADNVTLPDLLIGVTQGFLEFTVEDYLATTQTPGRYEIQVNQLDPRLRMPMCDKELTATLESPAQPIGRVTVKVRCDGASPWTVFVPAQVKLFRDVVVVARPLKRTGIIGFEDVVLRERDISMISQGYLTSLDQAVGQKLTRPVVTDQVITLVHLEQAEVIRKGDQVVISASSGALQVKMPGEALSNGGMSEQIRVKNLNSNRVIKARVTAPGQVEVAL, encoded by the coding sequence ATGGATATTAAAACGACGGTTTCCCGACGCGCCAACCCTACACGGTTTTGCAGATTGTTCTGCACACCGCTGGCGATACTCGCCTTGGGTCTGAGCGCCACAGCCCGCGCAGATAACGTCACCCTGCCTGATCTACTTATCGGCGTCACTCAAGGCTTTCTTGAGTTCACTGTAGAAGATTATCTGGCGACCACACAGACGCCAGGGCGTTATGAAATCCAGGTCAACCAGTTGGACCCGCGTTTGCGCATGCCAATGTGCGACAAGGAATTGACAGCCACCCTGGAAAGCCCGGCACAGCCCATTGGCCGCGTGACGGTCAAGGTTCGCTGCGACGGCGCCTCGCCCTGGACCGTGTTCGTGCCGGCCCAGGTCAAGTTGTTTCGCGATGTGGTGGTGGTGGCCCGCCCACTCAAACGCACCGGCATCATCGGTTTCGAAGACGTTGTGTTGCGCGAGCGCGACATCAGCATGATCAGTCAGGGCTACCTGACGTCCCTCGATCAGGCCGTCGGGCAGAAATTGACCCGACCAGTGGTCACTGACCAGGTGATCACACTGGTGCATCTTGAGCAGGCAGAGGTGATTCGCAAGGGCGATCAGGTGGTCATTTCCGCCAGCAGTGGTGCACTGCAGGTAAAAATGCCGGGGGAAGCCTTGTCCAACGGCGGTATGAGCGAACAGATACGCGTCAAGAACCTCAATTCCAACCGGGTCATCAAGGCCAGGGTAACGGCGCCGGGGCAAGTCGAGGTCGCTTTATAG
- the flgM gene encoding flagellar biosynthesis anti-sigma factor FlgM yields the protein MVIDFSRLNNAPSTAGTTRSKESVEAKAQPLPAKAEQASASQSGESVHLSNEAQQLQKVTDSLRDQPVVNKARVAELKQAIADGSYKVDSNRVASKLLNFEAER from the coding sequence ATGGTCATCGATTTCAGTCGTTTGAATAACGCCCCATCAACGGCAGGCACTACGCGTTCCAAGGAAAGCGTGGAGGCCAAGGCCCAGCCACTGCCTGCCAAGGCAGAACAGGCCAGCGCCAGCCAGAGCGGGGAATCCGTACACCTGAGCAATGAGGCTCAACAGTTGCAGAAGGTCACTGACTCGCTGCGCGATCAACCGGTGGTCAATAAAGCCCGTGTGGCTGAATTGAAACAGGCAATCGCCGATGGCAGCTATAAAGTCGACAGCAACCGTGTAGCCAGCAAGCTGCTTAACTTCGAAGCCGAGCGCTAG
- a CDS encoding flagella synthesis protein FlgN codes for MHHDENLLQLIIDDLAPTQQLLELLREESLALYGRDMPLLEEILARKQSLIVLLEQHGKKRSQILISLGLPADQDGLAQLASHSSVGDQLLAQSKELNQLLSLCQEANLLNGQSIQLQQATTANQLRILHGGEPPALYNAQGSTSRLVKPSTRSQA; via the coding sequence ATGCATCACGACGAAAATCTGCTACAGCTGATCATTGATGATCTAGCGCCGACGCAACAGCTGCTCGAGCTGCTCAGGGAGGAATCCCTGGCCCTCTACGGCCGCGATATGCCCCTGCTGGAAGAAATTCTGGCGCGCAAGCAGTCGTTGATTGTCCTGCTGGAACAGCACGGCAAAAAACGCAGCCAGATCCTCATCAGCCTGGGCCTGCCCGCCGACCAGGACGGCCTGGCGCAGTTGGCCAGCCACTCCTCGGTCGGCGACCAATTACTGGCCCAGAGCAAAGAACTCAATCAATTGCTCTCCCTGTGCCAGGAAGCCAACCTGCTCAACGGTCAGTCGATCCAGCTTCAGCAAGCTACGACCGCGAACCAGTTGCGTATACTTCACGGCGGTGAGCCTCCGGCGCTATATAACGCGCAAGGTTCTACCTCGCGCCTGGTCAAGCCAAGCACCCGCAGCCAAGCCTGA
- a CDS encoding flagellar brake protein: MFNALNAEDAPQPPKVLTTPLEIAGTLRMLQESHDPLIITFHERSQRFQSYLVDVNRDGGTLALDEMIPRDGERHLENGEPFRIEGFHDGVRVAWESNGTLTVTEKDGHRIYTGGLPDEVVYHQRRNAFRAALKLAQLVNIELGGEKLQAPVNGKLLDISATGCKLRFEGDISERLQLGQVYDRFIAALPFGSMTTSVELRHLHFEERINTTFAGVRFHNMSGLVQRQVERFVYQLQREARRFDKDDDF; this comes from the coding sequence GTGTTCAACGCCCTTAATGCGGAAGATGCCCCGCAGCCACCCAAGGTCCTCACCACCCCTCTGGAAATCGCCGGCACCTTGCGGATGCTGCAAGAAAGCCATGACCCGCTGATCATTACCTTCCATGAACGCAGCCAACGCTTCCAGAGCTACTTGGTGGACGTCAATCGGGACGGCGGTACCCTCGCCCTGGATGAAATGATCCCCCGCGACGGCGAACGCCACCTCGAGAATGGCGAACCCTTCCGCATTGAAGGCTTCCATGACGGTGTGCGCGTCGCCTGGGAAAGCAACGGTACGCTGACCGTAACCGAAAAGGACGGCCACCGTATTTACACCGGCGGCCTACCGGACGAGGTGGTCTACCATCAACGGCGCAATGCCTTTCGCGCCGCGTTGAAGCTGGCGCAATTGGTCAACATTGAATTGGGCGGCGAGAAACTCCAAGCGCCGGTCAACGGCAAGTTGCTGGATATTTCCGCTACCGGCTGCAAACTGCGTTTTGAAGGCGACATTTCCGAGCGCCTGCAACTGGGCCAGGTCTACGACCGGTTTATCGCGGCCCTGCCCTTTGGCAGCATGACCACCTCGGTCGAACTGCGTCATCTGCATTTCGAAGAAAGGATCAACACCACCTTCGCCGGCGTGCGCTTCCACAACATGAGTGGTTTGGTGCAGCGTCAGGTCGAGCGTTTTGTCTACCAGCTCCAACGTGAAGCACGGCGCTTCGACAAAGACGACGATTTTTAA
- a CDS encoding MFS transporter translates to MRQIWKSFRALYFASLMMLIGSGLLSTYLALRLAADHVDSLWVGALMAANYFGLVLGGKIGHRLIARVGHIRAYATCAGIVGAAVLGHGLVDWLPAWIVLRIIVGLGMMCQYMVIESWLNEQADAKQRGVVFSGYMIASYLGLVLGQLILVMHPQLGLELLMLVALCFALCLVPVAMTRRIHPAALHPAPMEPRFFIKRVPQSLSTVLGAGLIVGSFYGLAPLYASQQGLSTEQVGLFMGSCIFAGLLVQWPLGWLSDRYDRALLIRCFALCLAVAALPLAIMTKVPLEVLFVAGFLCSLVQFCLYPLAVAFSNDHVEGDRRVSLTAMLLVTYGVGASIGPLLAGVVMKLFGSQMLYAFFSLCAVILVWRIRPKAVTNLHQVEDAPLHHVAMPDSMSSSPLVAALDPRVDEQVVQEQMQNTVPDPEPEIEPQPPTDEPPFEGPPEPLGPEEHPHDLSRARP, encoded by the coding sequence ATGCGCCAAATCTGGAAATCTTTTCGAGCCCTCTATTTCGCCTCTTTGATGATGCTGATCGGCTCCGGCTTGCTCAGTACCTACCTGGCCTTGCGCCTGGCGGCCGACCATGTCGACAGCCTGTGGGTGGGTGCGCTGATGGCGGCCAACTATTTTGGCCTGGTGCTGGGTGGCAAGATCGGGCACCGCCTGATTGCCCGGGTCGGGCATATCCGCGCCTATGCCACCTGTGCTGGCATTGTCGGCGCGGCGGTGCTGGGCCATGGCCTAGTCGACTGGCTGCCGGCCTGGATCGTGCTGCGGATCATCGTGGGCCTGGGGATGATGTGCCAGTACATGGTGATCGAAAGCTGGCTTAATGAGCAGGCCGACGCCAAGCAGCGTGGCGTGGTGTTCAGTGGCTACATGATTGCGTCCTATCTGGGCCTGGTGCTCGGCCAACTGATCCTGGTCATGCACCCCCAGCTTGGCCTTGAATTGCTGATGCTGGTCGCGCTGTGTTTTGCCCTGTGCCTGGTGCCGGTGGCCATGACCCGGCGTATTCACCCGGCAGCGCTGCATCCGGCGCCGATGGAGCCGCGCTTCTTTATCAAGCGCGTGCCGCAGTCACTGAGTACTGTGCTGGGGGCGGGCTTGATTGTCGGTTCTTTCTACGGTCTGGCGCCGCTCTATGCGTCGCAGCAAGGGCTCAGCACCGAGCAGGTCGGCTTGTTCATGGGTAGCTGCATTTTTGCCGGCTTGCTGGTGCAATGGCCGCTGGGCTGGTTGTCGGATCGGTATGACCGAGCACTGCTGATCCGCTGTTTTGCCTTGTGCCTCGCGGTGGCGGCATTGCCGCTGGCGATCATGACCAAAGTCCCGCTGGAAGTGCTGTTTGTCGCCGGGTTCCTGTGCTCGCTGGTGCAGTTTTGCCTGTACCCGTTGGCCGTGGCGTTTTCCAACGACCATGTCGAAGGCGATCGTCGGGTCTCCCTGACAGCGATGCTGCTGGTGACCTACGGTGTCGGCGCCAGCATCGGGCCGTTGTTGGCGGGCGTGGTGATGAAGCTCTTTGGCAGCCAGATGCTGTACGCGTTCTTCAGCCTGTGCGCGGTGATTCTGGTGTGGCGTATCCGGCCCAAAGCCGTGACCAACCTGCACCAAGTGGAAGATGCGCCACTGCATCACGTGGCAATGCCTGACAGTATGTCCAGTTCACCGCTGGTCGCTGCCCTGGACCCGCGGGTTGATGAGCAGGTGGTGCAAGAGCAGATGCAAAACACCGTTCCCGACCCGGAGCCGGAAATCGAGCCGCAACCACCGACGGATGAGCCGCCCTTTGAGGGACCGCCGGAGCCGCTGGGGCCCGAAGAGCATCCGCATGACTTGAGCAGGGCGCGCCCCTGA